The following coding sequences are from one Lolium rigidum isolate FL_2022 chromosome 6, APGP_CSIRO_Lrig_0.1, whole genome shotgun sequence window:
- the LOC124662202 gene encoding ABC transporter B family member 20-like, producing MVSRGLFGWSPPHVQPLTPVSETSEPPESPSPYAADFGSGDGAAPPGPDDDPGLDDADDDGPEPPPAAVPFKRLFACADRLDWALMAAGAVAAAAHGVALVVYLHLFGKAINTLHGRHSHQLFDSIKQMLALRY from the exons ATGGTGTCGCGGGGGCTCTTCGGCTGGTCGCCGCCGCACGTGCAGCCGCTCACGCCCGTCTCCGAGACCTCCGAGCCGCCCGAGTCGCCGTCCCCCTACGCCGCCGACTTCGGCTCCGGCGACGGCGCCGCGCCGCCGGGCCCCGACGACGACCCCGGCCTCGACGACGCGGACGACGACGGCCccgagccgccgcccgccgccgtgcCCTTCAAGCGCCTCTTCGCCTGCGCCGACCGCCTCGACTGGGCGCTCATGGCCGCGGGCGCCGTGGCGGCCGCGGCCCACGGGGTCGCGCTCGTCGTCTACCTCCACCTCTTCGGCAAGGCCATCAACACGCTCCACGGGCGCCACAGCCACCAGCTCTTCGACAGCATCAAGCAG ATGTTAGCGCTCAGATATTGA